The sequence CAGACCGACGGATCGGCCGCCGGAGGGATTTACCAGCTTGGTCGCAGTGAACGACAGCAGAACTCCGCGGATCAGCGGAAAGACGGTGAAGATCGCCAGGTACGCGATCGCCGGGAAGAGGAAGAGATATGCGCCGTTACGCTCGATGAAGGGTGAGAGCTTCCCTCTGCCGCGCCGCCGATTCACGGACGGCGCGCCGCGCTGCGGTGTCTGCGCCCTCTCGGCCGTGTTCGTGACCATCGTGGTCCTTTCCGTCGGGCGGGGGTGGGCGGCGCAACCGCCCACCCCCCGCGCGAATCAGCCGAGCTCTGCCTCGAGCGCCTTCTGCACGCCGGCAAGCTTCGCCGCAACGTCACCGCCGTTGACCCGCAGGTCCTCGACAGCCGTCAGGAATTCGCGCCAGATAACCTTGCTCTCGGTCTCGAAACCCTCGACGAGGGTCGAGCGCGAGGTCTTCGCGGCCTCGAGGAACTGAGTGGCCCACGGGTTCGCCTTGAGGAACTCGGGGTCGGGCTTGACATCAGTGGCCATCGCCGAGGCACCCAGACCGGCGCGGAGGGCGGTCTGTCCCTTCTCGCTGAGCACCCAGCGCACGAAGTCCTTCGCAGCAGCCTTGTGCTTGCTCGCCGCGTTGACGGCGATGATCAGCTGCGAGTTGGAGCCCGCGTTCGCCATGGGAAGTGGCGCGGCACCCAGGTTCTGGCCGTTGATCGCGTTCTTGGGATTGCTCGTGAGGGTGGTCGCGACGCCCGAGTTCTCGAACAGCATGCCGACCTGGCCCTGGCCGAACTTCGCGCGGAAGGTCGACGCGTCGTCGCCGATCGGCGCGACGCCGGACTTGAAGGTCTCCAGGAAGGCCTCGACCGCCTTGACGTTCGCGGGGGCGTCGATCGTGAGCGCCTTGCCGTCGCTCAGTCCGCCGCCGAAGCCGTAGACCCAGTTCGCCATCTCGAGCGTCCAGCCGTCGATCTCGGCGGTCTGGTGGCGCCCGGCCCACCCGGCGATGCCGCGCTTCTCCTTGATGGTCTTCGCGGTGGTGAGGAACTCTTCGAACGTCGTGGGGACCTTCAGGCCGAGCTCGGCGAAGAGGTCCTTGTTGTAGATGACCGTGTTGTAGGTCGGCCGCTCCCAGTTGAACCCGAACTGCTTGTCCTGGAAGAAGCCCGCCTTGTTGGTGCCGTTCAGCGAGTCGCCCAACTCCTTCGAGATGTCATCGAGCGGCTCGAGCACCCCGGCGTCGGCGAGCGACGCGAACTGGCTGTCCTGCAGCACCATCACGTCCGGCCCGCCGCCTGCACCCAACTCGGTGCTGAGCTTGTCGGCGTAGTTCGCGAACGGGATCTCGATCTTCGTCAGCGAGACATTCCCGTCGGGGCCGGTGTAGTCCTTCACCGCGTCCCAGAGGATCGGGCCCTTGCCGTCCTCGAGGAACTGCCAGTTGGAGAAGGTCAGTTTGCCGCCGGCGCTGTCGCCGGACGAGTCACCCCCGCCCGCGCTGCATGCGCTCAGTGCAAGCACGGCG comes from Micromonospora viridifaciens and encodes:
- a CDS encoding ABC transporter substrate-binding protein, which translates into the protein MKLFKGLASPRAGGTRRGARAMGIAAVAVLALSACSAGGGDSSGDSAGGKLTFSNWQFLEDGKGPILWDAVKDYTGPDGNVSLTKIEIPFANYADKLSTELGAGGGPDVMVLQDSQFASLADAGVLEPLDDISKELGDSLNGTNKAGFFQDKQFGFNWERPTYNTVIYNKDLFAELGLKVPTTFEEFLTTAKTIKEKRGIAGWAGRHQTAEIDGWTLEMANWVYGFGGGLSDGKALTIDAPANVKAVEAFLETFKSGVAPIGDDASTFRAKFGQGQVGMLFENSGVATTLTSNPKNAINGQNLGAAPLPMANAGSNSQLIIAVNAASKHKAAAKDFVRWVLSEKGQTALRAGLGASAMATDVKPDPEFLKANPWATQFLEAAKTSRSTLVEGFETESKVIWREFLTAVEDLRVNGGDVAAKLAGVQKALEAELG